CATATAGTTAATACCTATTGGGAATAGTGATAATCCTATTGAAAAAACAACCGTTCCTGCTACTAATGGCGGGAAATATTTTCTTATCTTTTTCAGATATGCTCCTATTAATATTGAGGCTATACCTCCTATTATCTGAGCCCCAAATAAAATAGGTAAATTCAATGAGTTTCCACCTAATATAGCTAAAACAGTAGGTAAAAATCCAAAGCTTGTTCCCATAACTACTGGTAATTTTGAACCAACTCTTAAACCACCAAAAAGCTTAATAGGATAGATTTGTAAAAATGTCGCTACACCAGCAGCCAACATAGCACACTGTATTAAAATTGTAGTTACACTTGGATCTATCTTAGCAACTCTAGAAATTATCAATATTGGAGCTACGTTTCCAACAAACATAGCCACAATATGTTGAAATGCTAGAGGTAAAGCTTCTAAAAAAGCTGGCTTTCCATCTATTCTAAATAACTCCTTCTCTTCCTTTAAAAGATTTTTTTCCTTTGTCATTTTCCCTCCTTAAATATTTTATGATAAATGTCACAATTATTTCCAAGGTTATTCTAACATATTTTTTTAAGAAAAGCTAGCTTTTATATTTTTATTCTAAACCTTTGTTAACTTTTATATTTTATTTTTCATATTTTTCTATACTTTCTCTCATCATATTTATTAATAGTTCTATAAATTTTTGTATATACTCTGGAGTCTCTATACCCTTATTTGTCACAATCTCTATCTTTAACTCCTCTGTTTGATTTTCCAATGGAAAAATAAATATCGGATTTTTACTCTCTTTATTATATTCTAATACTTTTTTCAATATCATCGTTGGACAAATTGCTGCAGCCAAATCATTACAGCAGAGAGAAAGTTGAGTTTCATACTCACCTGTATAGTAAAGTATATTTAACTTTACTCCATCTCGTTCAGCATAATGTTGAATTATATTATCAATTGTACTTCCTTCAAAATTACTTGCTATTGGAATATCTTTTATTCTATCCAGTTTAATTCCAGAACTTAACTCTAATAGCTCCTCTTGTTTAAAATATCTATGGTATAGATTTTCAGAGATTAAGAAATGAAGTTTATCCTTTCCTAGAGAGATTATATTAAATTGTGGACTTGTATGTGCATTCAAATCAACAATCATATCTACCTCTCCTTTGAGTAAAAGTTGCTCTAAAGTTCTCGTATCTTTTATGACAAAAGATATTATTACATTAGGGAAAAATTTATTGTACTCACTCAATAATTTAGGAAGAATAATACTTATTCTAGTAGCATTTACTCCTATTGTAAGCTTAGGTACAGCTACTCCCTGCATACTCTTTAATCTCTTTTCTAAGTCACTTTCAAGCTCGGCTATTTTACAAAGAGTCTTATACATCTCCTCACCAGCTGGTGTTAAGGATAACTTTGGTCTTCTATTGAATAAAATTACTTTATACTCCTCCTCTATTCTTTTAATATGGTCGCTCACACATTGTTGAGTGACAAAGGAACGAGCTGCTGCCCTACTTATACTCATCTCTTCAACTACAGTCATAAACATTTTAAAACTAATCAACATCTCAACTTCCCACCCCTTTTTATTTTTATCTAATATACCACTATCTTTTAATAAATACAAGTTTTTACTTGTAACTATCTGGACAAAAATCTGTTTTACTTTTTTTGATAATCCCGTTATAATTCATTTGTAAGAAAATAAAATACTTCATAATATTTCTTATTTTTAAAATGAAACAAATTTTTACCTTTGGAGGTTTATTTATGAATAAAAAGCCTAGTTCTGAAAATACAAACTTGGATATAATTGAAAACTTAGAGAAAAAATTAAATCCAAAACCAGAAAAAAAAGTAAAACCTAAAAAAGATGACGAGTATGCTATGCTTAAAGAGGATTATTTAGACTACTCGAAATAGAAAAAAAGCTGTTGCAGTTTTGCAACAGCCTTTTTTATTTCCCCACACTTTTATTCTTCAATCAATTCCTCTGGTTTCATCTCATTGAATTTTGCAATTACAGTTTCTGTAATCTCTTTTCTCAACTCAGGAGTTATAGGATGAACTATATCTTTATACTCTCCATCTGGCATCTTTCTCGATGGCATAGCTACAAACATTCCTTTTTGTCCGTCGATAATTTTTAATCCATGAATAACGAAACACTCATCAAAAGTAACATCTGCATAAGCTTTTAGCTTTAGTTCACTTTCTCCTTTTACTGCTCTTAATCTTACATCTGTAATCTTCATGATCCATGCACCTTCCCTTTTTTATGTAATCTATTATAACCCTCTGCAAAGATGTACTTCACAGTGTTGTAATTGCTCTTTTACAGCCTTTACTTCTCTCTCTCCATTTTCCACAAACGTATAATATGCACTTCCACTTCCAGACATAAAAAACTTCATATTTGGAATATTTGATAATCTCTTTCTAAACTCTATAATATTACTATCTTCAAGTAAAAGCCCTTGTTCCAAATGATTTTCTATACTCTCTTCAACTAAAGTAATATCATTATCCCTCAATCCACATACTATTTTATCAATATCCGCATCAACTTTATTATTGAGCATATACATATTTTTATAAGCTTTAGCTGTTGATACTCCAAAGTTAGGTTTAATTAAAATAATATCTCTATCTAAGTTATTTTCAATTACCTCAATCTCTTCCCCTATTCCTTTCACTCTGCTAGGTTTATTTACTATAAAGAAAGGAATATCAGCTCCAATACTCTTTCCTATCTCTATTAACTCCTCCAATGAGAAAAAATTATTGTGATAACTGTTCAATTCCTTCAGGAAAAATGCTCCATTAGAGCTTCCTCCCCCTAAACCAGCTTCATGTGGAATAACCTTTTCTAAATGTAATTTTATCCTCTTTCTTGGTAATCCGCTCATCTCATAAAATTTGCTATATATCTTCCAAAGAATATTCTCTTTACCAGTGGGAATACTTGGCTTATTAGTTGTTATTTCCAACTCTCCCTCTTCATCGAATATCTCTCCGTCCAATCTATCAGTAAGAGATATCGGAACCATTACCATATCCAAAAGATGATATCCATTTGACAAAACTCCAGTTACATTTAAACCAATATTTATCTTAGCATTTGATTTCAAAGAGAACTTCATTAAAAAATATCCTCCTCACTATCAATATCCACAGTAATCCCTCTACTTTCTAAAACATTTATTAGTTCAGAAGTCTTCTCCTTAGCAACATTTCCTGTAGGTACTTCCAATATCTCAAATTTAAAATACTTATTGAAGTATTCTAACTCTAAGATCTGTCCTACCTTTACCTCTGTACTAGCCTTTGCCACTTTTCCATTAAGCTTAGCTTTTCCACCATCTACCACTATTTTAGCAATAGGTCTTCTCTTTATTATTCTACTAACTTTTAAAAACTTATCTAATCTCATATTCACTCCTCTTTATACTATATATACTACATTTTTTCTATAAGTCAATGACTTTTTTTGCATTTTGCCAAAGTTTTTCTAAATCTTCAAGGGAAGTTTTCTCTATTTCACAATTTTTTTCTACATATCTAAATCTTTTGTCAAATTTCTTTATTGTTCCTTCTAAAGCCTCTGTCGCATCTATATCTAAAAATCTAGCTATATTAACTATAGAGAAAAGTACATCTCCCAACTCATCTTTCATTTTTTCTCTATCTGCTCTTTCTATCTCTACCTTTAACTCATCTAACTCCTCATAAACCTTCTCTAATACCTGCTCTGTATTCTCCCAGTCAAAGCCTACTTTAGATGCTTTTTTCTGTATTTTTTGAGCCTTTGAAAGAGCTGGAAGATATTTAGGAACTCCATCTATTGCTGATTTTCTATTCTCGTGTAATTTTTCTCCTTTCTTTATCTCATCCCAGTTTGTTAAAACCTCTTTTGTAGATATCTCACTATTTCTCTCTTTAAATACATGAGGGTGTCTTCTTATTAATTTTTCATTTATCTCATGGGCAACATCTTCAATATTGAATTTTCCCTCCTGTTCACGAATATCAGCTTGAAATACTAAATTCATCAAAACATCTCCAAGCTCCCCTTTATGCTCCTCTACATCTCCCTCCATAGCCTCTAATAACTCAGCTACTTCCTCTCTTAGACAAGGTTTTAAGCTCTCTAATGTCTGCTCTCTATCCCAAGGACAACCATTTTCACTTCTCAATACCTTTATTATCTCTACAAGTCTATCAAATTCTTTCATTCTCTTCACCTCATTATTACTGTTCATATACATTTAAAAACTCCTCAATTGTTCCATCATACTCTATGATATCCTCTTTCTTCTGATATCTTATTATCTCTTTTTGAATTAAATCTAGAAGCTTTTCAAAATTCATCTTATCATTATGAAATTTTATATCGCTCTCATTTTTTCCCTTAATTTCAATAGCTCTTTTTACCCCTAATTTTCTAGCTCTAAATTTTAAAGCTATATACTTGAAAAAACCTTGAGCTTCTATAGGCATCTTTCCAAATCTATCTATCAACTCATCTTTTATCTCTTGAAGTTCGCTCTCTCTTTTTATATCAGCTACTCTTCTATAGATTTTTATTTTCTCACTCTTTTCTATATAACTCTCTGGAATAAATGCAGGATAGTTTACCTTTATCTCAATATCCTCTAAGTCCTCTTCAAACTCTCCCTTTATCTTCTCTATCTCCTCTTGAAGCATCTTCATATACAGAGTATATCCAAAAGTTTCTAAGGCTCCATGCTGTTTCTCTCCAAGAATCTCTCCAGCCCCTCTTATTCTCATATCTTCCATAGAGAGCTGAAGTCCTCCTCCACCTGTTTCCTCCAACATCTTGATAGACTCCTCTCTATCCTTAGCCTTTTTACTCTGATACTCCTTAGTCAGAAGATAACAGTAACTCTGTCTATTTCCTCTTCCAACTCTTCCCCTCAACTGATAAATCTGTGAAAGTCCCAATTTATCTGCTCTATCTATAATCATAGTATTAGCATTCTCTATATCAATTCCATTTTCTATAATAGTAGTTGCAAGAAGTACATCTATCTCTCCATTTTCAAACTCTTTTATTCTCTCTTTTATCTCCTTTGGTAACATCTTCCCATGTACAAAACCTATTTTTAAATACTCTGGAAGTATTCCCTTCAACTCATAAACCTTTTTTTCAATCCCTTTTA
This portion of the Candidatus Fusobacterium pullicola genome encodes:
- a CDS encoding LysR family transcriptional regulator, whose product is MLISFKMFMTVVEEMSISRAAARSFVTQQCVSDHIKRIEEEYKVILFNRRPKLSLTPAGEEMYKTLCKIAELESDLEKRLKSMQGVAVPKLTIGVNATRISIILPKLLSEYNKFFPNVIISFVIKDTRTLEQLLLKGEVDMIVDLNAHTSPQFNIISLGKDKLHFLISENLYHRYFKQEELLELSSGIKLDRIKDIPIASNFEGSTIDNIIQHYAERDGVKLNILYYTGEYETQLSLCCNDLAAAICPTMILKKVLEYNKESKNPIFIFPLENQTEELKIEIVTNKGIETPEYIQKFIELLINMMRESIEKYEK
- the spoVG gene encoding septation regulator SpoVG, which encodes MKITDVRLRAVKGESELKLKAYADVTFDECFVIHGLKIIDGQKGMFVAMPSRKMPDGEYKDIVHPITPELRKEITETVIAKFNEMKPEELIEE
- the ispE gene encoding 4-(cytidine 5'-diphospho)-2-C-methyl-D-erythritol kinase, which gives rise to MKFSLKSNAKINIGLNVTGVLSNGYHLLDMVMVPISLTDRLDGEIFDEEGELEITTNKPSIPTGKENILWKIYSKFYEMSGLPRKRIKLHLEKVIPHEAGLGGGSSNGAFFLKELNSYHNNFFSLEELIEIGKSIGADIPFFIVNKPSRVKGIGEEIEVIENNLDRDIILIKPNFGVSTAKAYKNMYMLNNKVDADIDKIVCGLRDNDITLVEESIENHLEQGLLLEDSNIIEFRKRLSNIPNMKFFMSGSGSAYYTFVENGEREVKAVKEQLQHCEVHLCRGL
- a CDS encoding RNA-binding S4 domain-containing protein; translation: MRLDKFLKVSRIIKRRPIAKIVVDGGKAKLNGKVAKASTEVKVGQILELEYFNKYFKFEILEVPTGNVAKEKTSELINVLESRGITVDIDSEEDIF
- the mazG gene encoding nucleoside triphosphate pyrophosphohydrolase, which gives rise to MKEFDRLVEIIKVLRSENGCPWDREQTLESLKPCLREEVAELLEAMEGDVEEHKGELGDVLMNLVFQADIREQEGKFNIEDVAHEINEKLIRRHPHVFKERNSEISTKEVLTNWDEIKKGEKLHENRKSAIDGVPKYLPALSKAQKIQKKASKVGFDWENTEQVLEKVYEELDELKVEIERADREKMKDELGDVLFSIVNIARFLDIDATEALEGTIKKFDKRFRYVEKNCEIEKTSLEDLEKLWQNAKKVIDL